The following coding sequences are from one Nitrospira sp. CR1.1 window:
- a CDS encoding DEAD/DEAH box helicase, with product MTPVLPFHPIIADWFTAKFTVATDVQLQAWPEIQSGRDLLISAPTGSGKTLAAFLSCIDRLFQQALRCDLRDETQILYVSPLKALSNDVQKNLRQPLLEIGQAALSAGLLLPDLRVVVRTGDTPMTERQLMLRRPPHILITTPESLFILLTADKSRAMLKTVRTVIVDEVHAVAPNKRGAHLALSLERVAALAGGVVQRIGLSATQRPIERMAEFLVGNRNLSIVKREASLAGDETNNEIRATNDAMVIDVGHRRDMDLAVEVPKDELGPVATNAIWSDVYDRVAALVEAHRSTLVFVNTRRLAERVSHYLEERLRHLGKGVVAAHHGSLSREIRLSAEDRLKAGAVRVVVATASLELGIDVGTVDLVCQIGSPRSIATCLQRVGRAGHWIHAIPKGRLFATTRDELIECAALIRAIRAGVLDRIEVPPAPLDVLAQQIVAAAATQDWDETELYALCRRAMPYRELSRETFDTVIEMLADGYTTSRGRGRAYLHHDRINHQIRGRRGARLAAITSGGAIPDTANYAVIAEPDGTVVGSVDEDFAVESLAGDIILLGNTSWRIKGVEAGKMRVEDAQGAPPTIPFWRGEAPARTADLSAEVARLRADLDQRLDSNGQAPAPSARPVQWLKQECGLDQRGAEQAVQYILAGKSVLGTVPTQQTIVAERFFDESGGMQLVIHAPFGGRVNRAWGLALRKRFCVTFDFELQAAATDEGIVLSLGEKHSFPLETVFAFLHVNTLREVLTQAVLQAPMFMTRWRWNASRALALLRFAGGKRVPPQIQRMRAEDLLAAVFPDAIACQDNFQGERTVRQIPGHPLAQETIRDCLTEAMDIDGLAAVLHNIESGAITCVAVDTPMPSAFCHEILNANPYAYLDDAPLEERRARAVDMRRTLPPALAGEMGALDQSAIDQVREESWPDVRNAEELHDALLTLGWVPCASMPGWDLLIQTLADVGRVATLWQGDVKRGWLAAENHPYGSMLFPDARLDPETAPMDPEKPLEREEVLDRVVLGWMESIGPVTAADLAARLNLAVGDVDRTMVRLVAQGHVLRGRFSLQASRTTGDMVEWCHRRLLARIHRLTVGRLRKEIEPVSAAGFMRFLFQWQHASPGARLHGEAGLLEVAKQLGGFEAAASAWEAQILRVRLAKYQPEWLDRLCLGGALMWGRVTPHPRLMQELTVMPGRRVVPTRVAPVSLFAREDAPALLGATAEDLARMDLSSKLSLSAQAIRRCLQERGASFFSELLHGTRLLASEVEGGLWELVAAGLVTADGFDNLRALIDPRRRRAEASDRNRRPRHVGGRWSLLMTAAGPSQAGRQALSDPRLPPASPNTAEPSPATSATERIARQLLQRYGVVFRDLLARESIVSSWRDLLICYRRLELTGELRGGRFVSGFTGEQFALPEALEALRAMKKRPGSDIQQEIKISAADPLNLAGVILPGPRIAAVPSNFVVFRDGVVIRTVIGRSANDLNEPPVLEVTHRNVRS from the coding sequence ATGACGCCGGTTCTTCCCTTTCATCCCATCATCGCTGACTGGTTCACCGCGAAATTTACGGTTGCGACCGACGTGCAACTGCAGGCTTGGCCGGAGATTCAGTCCGGGCGTGATCTTCTGATTTCCGCCCCGACCGGGTCTGGAAAGACCCTGGCAGCGTTTCTGTCCTGTATCGATCGGCTGTTTCAGCAGGCGCTGCGCTGCGACTTGCGGGACGAAACACAGATCCTCTATGTCTCGCCCCTCAAAGCGCTCAGCAATGATGTGCAAAAAAATCTCCGGCAACCGCTGCTCGAGATCGGTCAGGCGGCCCTGTCTGCGGGACTGTTGCTGCCCGACCTGCGGGTGGTTGTGCGGACCGGGGATACACCGATGACCGAGCGGCAACTGATGCTTCGGCGGCCGCCGCATATTCTGATTACCACGCCCGAATCGCTGTTTATTCTGCTGACCGCGGACAAAAGCCGGGCGATGTTGAAGACGGTCCGTACCGTCATTGTTGATGAGGTTCATGCCGTCGCTCCAAACAAGCGAGGGGCGCATCTGGCCCTGTCGCTGGAACGCGTGGCGGCGTTGGCCGGCGGTGTCGTCCAACGGATCGGCCTGTCCGCCACCCAGCGTCCGATTGAGCGTATGGCAGAGTTTTTGGTGGGAAATAGAAACCTGTCTATCGTGAAGCGTGAAGCGTCTCTCGCGGGGGACGAGACGAACAACGAGATACGAGCGACGAACGACGCAATGGTGATCGATGTCGGCCATCGTCGCGACATGGACCTGGCGGTCGAGGTTCCGAAAGACGAACTCGGGCCCGTGGCCACGAATGCGATCTGGAGCGATGTCTATGATCGGGTTGCCGCATTGGTCGAAGCCCATCGTTCCACGCTGGTTTTTGTGAATACACGGCGCCTCGCCGAACGGGTGTCGCACTACCTGGAAGAACGGCTGCGCCATCTGGGTAAAGGCGTCGTGGCGGCACACCACGGGAGTTTGTCGCGGGAGATCCGCCTGTCTGCCGAGGACCGTTTGAAGGCCGGAGCGGTGCGAGTGGTGGTGGCGACAGCTTCGTTGGAACTCGGGATCGATGTCGGGACGGTCGATCTCGTTTGCCAGATCGGGTCGCCACGGTCCATTGCGACCTGTTTGCAACGTGTCGGCCGTGCCGGCCACTGGATTCATGCGATCCCGAAAGGCCGCCTCTTCGCCACCACGCGGGACGAGTTGATCGAATGTGCTGCGCTGATTCGCGCGATCAGGGCCGGAGTGTTAGACCGTATCGAGGTGCCGCCTGCCCCGCTTGATGTCCTGGCGCAACAGATCGTGGCGGCGGCTGCGACTCAGGACTGGGATGAGACGGAGCTGTATGCGCTGTGCCGTCGGGCCATGCCTTATCGTGAGCTGAGCCGTGAGACGTTCGACACGGTGATCGAGATGCTTGCCGACGGATATACGACCAGTCGAGGCCGGGGACGAGCCTATCTTCATCACGACCGCATCAACCATCAGATCCGTGGGCGGCGCGGAGCCAGATTGGCCGCCATCACCTCCGGCGGCGCGATTCCCGATACCGCCAACTACGCGGTGATTGCCGAACCGGACGGCACCGTTGTGGGATCGGTGGATGAGGACTTCGCCGTCGAAAGTCTGGCGGGAGACATTATCCTGTTGGGCAATACGTCCTGGCGCATCAAGGGCGTCGAAGCCGGCAAGATGCGCGTCGAGGATGCACAGGGCGCTCCGCCGACCATCCCGTTCTGGCGCGGGGAAGCGCCGGCGCGCACGGCGGATTTGTCTGCGGAAGTGGCGCGCCTCAGGGCCGATCTCGACCAGCGTCTTGATTCGAACGGCCAGGCGCCCGCACCCTCTGCGCGGCCGGTGCAGTGGCTCAAGCAGGAATGCGGCCTTGACCAGCGGGGGGCGGAACAGGCCGTTCAGTATATTTTGGCCGGGAAGTCCGTCCTGGGGACGGTGCCGACGCAACAGACGATCGTGGCGGAACGGTTCTTCGATGAAAGCGGGGGCATGCAGCTGGTCATCCATGCTCCGTTCGGCGGCCGGGTGAACCGGGCCTGGGGGCTCGCCTTGCGAAAACGCTTTTGCGTGACCTTCGATTTCGAACTGCAGGCCGCCGCGACGGATGAAGGCATCGTGTTGTCGTTGGGAGAGAAGCACAGTTTTCCGCTCGAGACGGTGTTTGCCTTTCTACATGTCAACACTCTGCGCGAGGTGCTGACTCAGGCCGTGCTGCAGGCGCCGATGTTCATGACACGCTGGCGGTGGAATGCGTCGAGAGCCCTGGCGCTACTCCGGTTTGCGGGGGGAAAGCGGGTGCCGCCCCAGATTCAGCGCATGCGCGCCGAAGACCTCCTGGCTGCTGTGTTCCCCGACGCGATTGCCTGCCAGGACAATTTCCAAGGCGAGCGGACGGTCCGTCAGATTCCTGGCCACCCGTTGGCGCAGGAGACCATCAGGGATTGTCTGACGGAGGCGATGGACATCGACGGGTTGGCGGCGGTGCTGCATAACATCGAGTCCGGCGCGATCACCTGCGTTGCGGTCGATACGCCGATGCCCTCCGCCTTCTGCCACGAAATTTTGAACGCCAATCCCTACGCGTATCTCGATGATGCGCCGCTTGAAGAACGCCGGGCGCGGGCCGTGGACATGCGGCGCACGCTCCCGCCTGCATTGGCCGGTGAGATGGGCGCGTTGGACCAATCGGCCATCGATCAGGTCAGGGAAGAATCCTGGCCTGACGTGCGTAATGCGGAGGAATTGCACGATGCGCTGTTAACGCTCGGCTGGGTGCCCTGTGCGAGCATGCCGGGGTGGGATCTGCTCATTCAGACACTCGCGGACGTGGGCCGGGTGGCGACACTGTGGCAGGGGGATGTCAAGCGGGGGTGGCTGGCCGCGGAGAATCACCCTTACGGCAGCATGCTGTTTCCGGATGCCCGGCTCGATCCGGAGACGGCGCCGATGGATCCGGAGAAGCCGCTGGAACGGGAAGAGGTGTTGGATCGCGTGGTCTTGGGATGGATGGAAAGTATAGGTCCGGTCACGGCTGCCGATCTGGCCGCTCGCTTGAACCTGGCCGTGGGTGATGTCGATCGGACGATGGTGCGACTCGTAGCGCAAGGCCACGTACTCCGGGGGCGGTTTTCGCTGCAGGCCTCACGAACCACGGGCGACATGGTGGAATGGTGCCACCGGCGGCTATTGGCCAGAATTCACCGCCTCACGGTCGGGCGATTGCGTAAGGAGATCGAGCCGGTTTCCGCTGCCGGGTTCATGCGGTTTCTCTTTCAGTGGCAGCATGCCTCGCCGGGAGCCCGTCTCCATGGTGAGGCCGGACTGCTGGAGGTGGCTAAACAGCTTGGAGGGTTCGAGGCTGCTGCGTCTGCCTGGGAGGCGCAGATTCTCCGGGTTCGTCTGGCGAAGTATCAGCCTGAATGGCTGGATCGACTCTGTTTGGGTGGCGCGCTGATGTGGGGACGTGTGACGCCCCATCCGCGGCTCATGCAAGAACTTACGGTCATGCCGGGGCGGCGCGTGGTTCCGACGCGTGTGGCGCCGGTGAGTCTGTTTGCGCGAGAAGATGCGCCCGCGCTGCTGGGGGCGACCGCGGAGGACCTCGCCAGGATGGATCTTTCGTCCAAACTGAGCCTCTCCGCTCAGGCCATTCGCCGGTGTCTGCAGGAGCGTGGCGCGAGCTTTTTCAGCGAGTTGTTGCACGGCACCCGCTTGTTGGCGTCGGAGGTGGAGGGCGGTTTGTGGGAATTGGTGGCTGCTGGGCTGGTCACGGCCGACGGGTTCGACAACCTGCGCGCGCTGATCGATCCCCGCCGTCGTCGTGCCGAGGCGTCCGACCGGAATCGCCGGCCGCGCCATGTCGGGGGCCGCTGGTCGCTCCTGATGACGGCAGCGGGGCCATCCCAGGCCGGTCGTCAGGCCTTGTCTGATCCCCGGTTGCCGCCTGCATCGCCGAATACCGCTGAACCATCTCCAGCAACGTCGGCGACTGAGCGTATTGCACGGCAACTGCTGCAGCGCTATGGAGTGGTGTTCCGAGACCTTCTGGCGCGCGAGTCCATCGTCTCTTCCTGGCGGGATCTCTTGATCTGTTACCGGCGTCTCGAATTGACGGGAGAACTGCGCGGGGGACGGTTTGTGAGCGGGTTCACGGGTGAACAATTTGCGTTGCCGGAAGCGCTGGAGGCCCTGCGGGCGATGAAGAAACGACCGGGTAGCGACATCCAGCAGGAGATCAAAATTTCCGCGGCCGATCCGCTGAACCTGGCCGGGGTGATTCTCCCGGGACCCCGTATTGCGGCGGTCCCATCGAATTTTGTGGTCTTTCGCGACGGCGTCGTCATCCGCACGGTGATTGGGCGAAGCGCGAACGACCTCAACGAGCCGCCTGTCCTTGAGGTGACGCACAGGAACGTCCGGTCCTGA
- a CDS encoding DUF3617 family protein, whose amino-acid sequence MKAGIGLLVIASVLCAAPVVRAESVPLKPGEYQVTAVTESSSGEAGKPDTHTRCVKEEHLANPDAVFNYYALNGFKPNPANKVMNVSMHGGTVSYDIESLYAMTRVEGTVSTTGFSVVRKATPKGDKALSVTMKVDGKRTGDCAPK is encoded by the coding sequence ATGAAGGCAGGCATAGGGCTGTTGGTGATCGCGAGCGTCCTGTGTGCGGCGCCGGTGGTGAGGGCGGAATCGGTTCCTCTCAAGCCGGGCGAGTATCAGGTGACGGCTGTGACCGAAAGCAGTAGCGGGGAGGCGGGCAAGCCGGACACCCATACCCGATGTGTGAAGGAAGAACACCTTGCCAATCCGGATGCGGTCTTTAACTATTATGCCTTAAACGGATTCAAACCCAATCCGGCGAACAAGGTCATGAACGTGTCGATGCATGGCGGGACGGTCAGTTATGACATTGAAAGCCTCTATGCGATGACCCGCGTGGAAGGCACGGTATCCACTACAGGTTTTTCTGTGGTCCGCAAAGCGACTCCCAAGGGCGACAAGGCGCTGTCGGTGACGATGAAGGTCGACGGCAAGCGCACGGGTGATTGCGCCCCGAAGTAA
- a CDS encoding DUF3015 domain-containing protein, with translation MAWHHRSILAAVSGLSLMVLLSACSFKATFKETTDTTSNITGTTSGRIWWNEDGLLKSEHKVAAFTAYNAQNLESDAARGQGEYLASLGALSDQPDAQAFRPAAQASFSRWGQTGYLSTTDLVKSLQSARR, from the coding sequence ATGGCATGGCATCATCGTTCGATCCTGGCCGCCGTGAGCGGACTGTCACTCATGGTGTTGCTGTCAGCCTGTTCCTTCAAAGCCACGTTCAAAGAGACCACCGACACCACATCCAATATCACCGGCACCACGTCCGGGCGCATCTGGTGGAACGAAGACGGCCTGCTGAAATCTGAACACAAGGTGGCCGCTTTCACCGCCTACAATGCGCAGAATCTGGAGAGCGATGCGGCGCGAGGGCAAGGCGAATATCTCGCCTCGTTGGGTGCGCTGTCCGACCAGCCGGATGCGCAGGCATTTCGACCGGCGGCGCAAGCGTCTTTCAGCCGCTGGGGCCAAACCGGTTACCTGTCGACCACCGACCTGGTGAAGTCCTTACAATCCGCGCGCCGCTGA
- a CDS encoding DUF2330 domain-containing protein has protein sequence MGQFPPPCPPERIPRFVPYPPVKGGLMEHHHDSPERDLAAFQQDPRLYQIASLGALLLYGLCWLHFDLSIRQAGVTIATALLAQYAWARLAAIPFFDPKSALISSLSLCLLLRTDDLAVASLAALIAISSKFLLRWNGKHLFNPTSLALAVILASGLGWISPGQWGQATWFAFLIACLGSLVVTRAARADVTLAFLAFYVGLLFARARWLGDPLTIPLHQIESGALLIFAFFMISDPKTTPDSRTGRIIYALLVSLVALYVQFGLFRPNGPLWGLIACAPLVPVIDHVRPGSRYHWIPSSTGRSVHPIPKPVSDLVTALSPTKEVPMRRVIVPTLLLPLGLLAWGGDASAFCGFYVGKADTKLFNKASEVAIARHENKTVITMANDFTGDVKEFALVVPVPTILEKDQIHAGDPALLKHVADYSAPRLVEYFDQNPCLRDELMERRSMDAMKSMAPAAAPREREKTLGVTVEAQYTVGEYDILILSAKESSGLETWLTENGYRIPQGASAVLQSYLKQGMKFFVAKVNLGEQAKLGLTHLRPLQIAFESPKFMLPIRLGTVNADSAQELFIYFLTKHGRVETTNYRTVRLPDAQEIPLFVKDKFGDFYRDLFSQRVKRENERGVFMEYAWDMNWCDPCAADPLSAEELRGLGVFWQESDGRMSTRMPTAQNVFLTRLHVRYDAAHFPEDLLFQETSDRANFQARYILRHPWTGTDDCSAAKTYRQQLRERHEREAQTLASLTGWNISNIRKTMNLASVPAGGEKKWYQRLWAN, from the coding sequence ATGGGTCAGTTCCCTCCTCCATGTCCTCCTGAAAGGATTCCTCGCTTCGTCCCATACCCTCCTGTGAAGGGAGGACTTATGGAGCACCATCACGACAGTCCCGAACGTGACCTGGCAGCATTTCAGCAGGATCCTCGTCTCTACCAAATCGCAAGCCTTGGCGCCCTCCTCCTCTACGGTCTGTGTTGGCTGCACTTCGACCTGTCGATCCGGCAGGCCGGCGTCACGATAGCCACTGCGCTCCTCGCCCAATATGCCTGGGCACGCCTCGCCGCCATTCCGTTCTTTGATCCCAAGAGCGCCCTGATTTCCTCACTGTCGCTGTGCCTCTTGCTGCGTACCGACGATCTCGCGGTCGCCTCGCTGGCTGCCTTGATTGCCATCAGCAGCAAGTTCCTCCTCCGCTGGAATGGCAAACATCTCTTTAATCCGACCAGCCTGGCCCTGGCCGTGATCCTCGCAAGCGGGCTCGGGTGGATTTCGCCTGGTCAATGGGGACAGGCCACCTGGTTCGCCTTTCTCATCGCCTGCCTCGGAAGCCTGGTCGTCACTCGCGCCGCACGGGCGGATGTCACGCTGGCGTTCCTCGCCTTCTATGTCGGCCTCCTGTTCGCACGCGCGCGCTGGCTGGGCGACCCGCTGACGATTCCGCTCCATCAGATTGAAAGCGGCGCGCTGCTCATCTTTGCCTTCTTCATGATCTCCGACCCGAAAACGACGCCAGACTCACGAACCGGGCGCATCATTTATGCGCTCCTCGTGTCCCTGGTTGCGCTTTATGTCCAGTTCGGGCTGTTCAGGCCGAATGGGCCGCTCTGGGGACTCATCGCCTGCGCGCCGCTTGTTCCAGTGATCGATCATGTGCGTCCCGGTTCACGCTATCACTGGATTCCCTCTTCAACCGGTCGTTCAGTTCACCCGATTCCCAAACCTGTCTCCGATCTCGTCACTGCTCTGTCACCAACCAAGGAGGTTCCTATGCGACGCGTCATCGTTCCTACATTACTCCTGCCCCTGGGGCTGCTCGCCTGGGGCGGCGACGCCTCGGCTTTTTGCGGCTTCTATGTCGGCAAGGCCGACACGAAACTGTTCAACAAGGCTTCCGAGGTGGCCATCGCGCGGCACGAGAACAAGACCGTGATCACGATGGCTAATGACTTCACGGGCGACGTGAAGGAGTTCGCGCTGGTGGTGCCGGTGCCGACCATCCTGGAGAAAGACCAGATTCACGCCGGCGATCCGGCCCTCCTTAAACACGTGGCCGACTACTCGGCTCCCCGGCTGGTCGAATACTTCGACCAAAATCCCTGCCTGCGCGATGAACTGATGGAGCGCCGCAGTATGGACGCCATGAAAAGCATGGCGCCGGCGGCGGCCCCCCGCGAACGTGAAAAAACCTTGGGGGTGACGGTGGAGGCGCAATATACGGTCGGTGAATACGACATCCTGATTCTCTCCGCCAAGGAGAGCAGCGGCCTTGAAACCTGGCTGACCGAAAATGGGTACCGCATCCCGCAGGGAGCCTCGGCAGTCCTGCAGAGTTACCTCAAACAGGGCATGAAATTCTTCGTCGCGAAGGTGAACCTGGGCGAACAGGCGAAGCTGGGGCTGACGCACCTCCGGCCGCTGCAGATCGCCTTCGAATCGCCCAAGTTCATGCTGCCCATCCGTCTCGGCACAGTCAACGCAGACAGCGCGCAGGAACTCTTCATCTACTTCCTCACGAAGCACGGCCGCGTCGAAACCACGAACTACCGGACCGTGCGGCTGCCGGACGCGCAGGAGATTCCACTATTCGTGAAGGACAAGTTCGGCGACTTCTACCGCGACCTATTCAGCCAGCGCGTGAAGCGGGAAAACGAACGGGGCGTCTTCATGGAATATGCCTGGGATATGAACTGGTGTGATCCCTGCGCGGCCGATCCCCTGTCGGCTGAAGAGCTGCGAGGCCTCGGCGTCTTTTGGCAGGAGAGCGATGGCCGGATGAGCACACGCATGCCGACGGCGCAGAACGTCTTCCTGACCAGGTTGCACGTCCGTTACGATGCCGCGCATTTTCCCGAAGACCTGCTGTTCCAGGAAACCTCGGATCGCGCCAACTTCCAGGCGCGTTACATCCTGCGTCATCCCTGGACCGGGACAGACGACTGTTCGGCTGCCAAGACGTACCGCCAACAATTACGCGAGCGGCACGAGCGGGAAGCACAGACCCTGGCCTCGCTGACCGGTTGGAATATCAGCAATATCCGCAAAACCATGAACCTGGCATCGGTGCCGGCCGGCGGAGAAAAGAAGTGGTATCAGCGATTGTGGGCGAACTAG